A portion of the Ferrimonas lipolytica genome contains these proteins:
- a CDS encoding ATP synthase subunit I, whose product MVSQPTRSGKEMAFRYISFQALVVVLISILGTVIQDQEHGRLIFIGGAIAVVPNYVFASFVFWRSRSQDAGKVVLLFFLAEAFKLMLTALMFAAAFITLEAEGSFLIGGFIVALIAHWIASLLFQPKQLE is encoded by the coding sequence TTGGTTAGTCAACCAACTCGTTCTGGCAAGGAAATGGCCTTTCGCTATATCTCCTTCCAAGCCTTGGTGGTGGTCTTAATCAGCATCCTCGGCACTGTAATTCAGGACCAAGAGCATGGACGGCTTATCTTTATTGGTGGCGCCATTGCAGTTGTTCCTAACTACGTCTTCGCTTCATTTGTCTTTTGGCGTTCGCGCTCTCAGGACGCTGGAAAAGTAGTACTGCTCTTTTTCCTAGCTGAAGCGTTCAAACTGATGTTAACCGCGTTGATGTTTGCTGCGGCCTTTATCACTCTCGAAGCAGAAGGTTCTTTTCTGATTGGGGGTTTTATCGTCGCTCTTATTGCGCATTGGATAGCATCATTGTTGTTTCAACCAAAACAATTGGAATGA
- the atpB gene encoding F0F1 ATP synthase subunit A gives MAANPQEYILHHLQNLQYRSSTCSADASEYCFWTWNLDSLLFSIGIGVFFLWLFRRVAINSTTGVPGKLQCFVEMIVEFVDSSVKESFHGRNPVIAPLALTIFVWIWLMNFMDLIAIDWLPSAAAAIGVPYFKVVPTTDLNITMAMALCVFALVIYYSIKVKGIGGFAKELTLNPFNHWAMIPFNLVLELIGLISKPVSLGLRLFGNMYAGEVIFILIALMYSLGWFAGTMGGTLQLVWAIFHILIITLQAFIFMVLTIVYLSMASEDH, from the coding sequence ATGGCTGCAAATCCGCAGGAATATATTCTGCACCACTTGCAAAACTTACAGTATCGGAGTTCTACATGTAGCGCTGATGCCAGTGAGTACTGCTTTTGGACTTGGAACCTGGATTCATTGCTGTTTTCGATTGGAATCGGCGTTTTCTTTCTTTGGCTTTTCCGTCGCGTAGCGATTAACTCCACCACAGGTGTTCCTGGCAAGCTTCAGTGTTTTGTCGAGATGATCGTGGAATTTGTTGATTCGAGCGTGAAGGAATCCTTCCACGGCAGAAACCCAGTCATCGCCCCATTAGCATTAACCATTTTCGTTTGGATCTGGTTGATGAACTTTATGGATTTAATCGCGATCGATTGGTTACCTTCCGCTGCTGCCGCTATTGGTGTTCCGTACTTTAAAGTGGTTCCAACCACTGACCTGAACATCACAATGGCGATGGCTCTATGTGTATTTGCTTTGGTGATTTACTACAGCATCAAAGTGAAGGGCATCGGTGGTTTTGCTAAAGAACTGACGCTAAATCCTTTTAATCACTGGGCAATGATCCCATTCAACCTTGTGCTTGAATTGATTGGACTTATCTCTAAACCGGTTTCTCTTGGTTTGCGATTGTTCGGCAACATGTACGCAGGGGAAGTGATCTTTATCCTGATTGCCTTAATGTACTCGTTAGGTTGGTTCGCTGGCACCATGGGCGGCACATTGCAGCTGGTCTGGGCTATCTTCCACATCCTGATTATTACCTTGCAGGCATTTATCTTCATGGTGCTTACGATCGTGTATCTAAGCATGGCTAGTGAAGATCACTAA
- the atpE gene encoding F0F1 ATP synthase subunit C, translated as MLYIAVALMLGLSAMGAAIGIAILGGKFLEGAARQPELIPVLRTNFFVMMGLIDAVPMIGVGISLYMLFAL; from the coding sequence ATGTTATACATCGCTGTTGCATTGATGCTGGGCCTGTCTGCTATGGGCGCGGCTATCGGTATCGCAATCCTGGGTGGCAAGTTCTTGGAAGGTGCTGCTCGTCAGCCAGAGCTTATCCCTGTACTGCGTACTAACTTCTTCGTAATGATGGGTCTGATTGATGCAGTACCTATGATCGGCGTTGGTATCAGTCTATACATGCTGTTCGCCCTTTAA
- the atpF gene encoding F0F1 ATP synthase subunit B has translation MNMNATLIGQSIAFIIFVWFCMKYVWPPLLGAIEERQKAIADGLASAERAGNDLKLAQQAATEKLTEAKLQAAEIIEQANKRSSLMIEEAKNEAVLVRDKIIAQGEVEIEAERNRAKEQLRSQVAVLAVAGAEKIIERTIDAEAHADIIDKLAAEL, from the coding sequence GTGAATATGAACGCGACCCTAATCGGTCAAAGTATCGCCTTCATCATCTTCGTGTGGTTCTGCATGAAGTATGTTTGGCCACCATTATTAGGTGCCATCGAAGAGCGTCAAAAAGCGATTGCAGATGGTTTGGCTAGCGCCGAACGCGCAGGCAACGATCTGAAGCTGGCGCAACAAGCCGCGACCGAGAAGTTGACTGAAGCAAAGCTGCAAGCAGCTGAAATCATTGAGCAAGCTAACAAGCGTAGCTCGTTGATGATCGAAGAAGCTAAAAATGAAGCTGTATTGGTGCGTGACAAGATCATCGCCCAAGGTGAAGTGGAAATTGAAGCGGAACGTAACCGTGCTAAAGAGCAATTGCGCTCTCAAGTTGCTGTTTTGGCAGTAGCTGGTGCGGAGAAGATCATCGAGCGCACTATCGATGCTGAAGCTCACGCTGACATCATCGATAAGCTTGCCGCTGAGCTGTAA
- the atpH gene encoding F0F1 ATP synthase subunit delta yields the protein MSELTTVARPYAKAAFDFAVEKQAVDKWTEMLAFLAEVARDKTVAAMLTGYTSAGQLADIFIKIGGEQIDEQGQNFIKVMAENGRLVALPAVAEQFTLMREEWQKEVTAEVTSATELSAQQLEAIAASLEQRLARKVKLDCRIDSDLVAGVVIRAGDTVIDGSVRGKLNRLADKLQS from the coding sequence ATGTCTGAACTGACCACTGTTGCTCGCCCTTATGCCAAAGCGGCTTTCGATTTTGCTGTCGAGAAGCAAGCGGTAGATAAGTGGACTGAGATGCTGGCCTTTTTGGCCGAAGTAGCACGGGATAAGACCGTAGCTGCAATGCTGACTGGTTACACAAGTGCCGGGCAATTGGCCGACATCTTTATCAAGATTGGCGGCGAGCAGATCGATGAGCAAGGCCAGAACTTTATTAAAGTAATGGCAGAAAATGGACGCCTAGTCGCGCTACCAGCGGTTGCTGAGCAGTTCACGTTAATGCGTGAAGAGTGGCAAAAAGAGGTTACTGCTGAAGTAACGTCTGCTACTGAATTATCTGCACAGCAGCTAGAAGCTATAGCCGCGTCTCTGGAACAACGTTTGGCACGTAAGGTTAAGTTAGATTGCCGTATTGATTCCGATTTGGTGGCTGGTGTGGTTATCCGCGCTGGTGACACCGTTATCGATGGATCTGTACGTGGCAAGCTAAATCGCCTTGCTGACAAGCTGCAATCCTAA
- the atpA gene encoding F0F1 ATP synthase subunit alpha: MQLNSTEISELIKSRIEQFNVVSEARNEGTIVSVSDGIIRIHGLADVMQGEMIELPGNRFAIALNLERDSVGAVVMGPYADLAEGAKVKSTGRILEVPVGRALLGRVVNTLGEPIDGKGPIETDTFSPVEVIAPGVIEREGVSQPVQTGYKSVDAMIPIGRGQRELIIGDRQTGKTAMAIDAIINQKDSGIYSVYVAIGQKASTIANVVRKLEEHDALKNTIVVVASASEAAALQYLAPYSGCAMGEYFRDRGEDALIVYDDLSKQAVAYRQISLLLKRPPGREAFPGDVFYLHSRLLERAARVNAAYVEKFTNGEVKGQTGSLTALPIIETQAGDVSAFVPTNVISITDGQIFLETDLFNAGLRPAVNPGISVSRVGGAAQTKIIKKLSGGIRTALAQYRELAAFAQFSSDLDEATKAQLDHGERVTELMKQKQYAPMSVADQAVVIFAAEKGFLKSVEVAKIGAFEDALLSYVNNDHADLLKTINETGNYNSDIEGQLQAALDKFVATQTW, from the coding sequence ATGCAACTGAATTCCACTGAAATCAGTGAACTGATCAAGAGTCGTATTGAACAGTTCAATGTTGTTAGTGAAGCTCGTAACGAAGGTACCATCGTTTCTGTAAGCGACGGTATTATCCGCATCCACGGCTTAGCCGATGTGATGCAGGGTGAAATGATCGAGCTACCTGGCAACCGTTTCGCCATCGCACTGAACCTGGAGCGTGACTCCGTTGGTGCAGTAGTGATGGGCCCATATGCCGATTTGGCAGAGGGCGCAAAAGTTAAATCCACCGGTCGTATTCTGGAAGTTCCAGTTGGCCGTGCCCTGTTGGGTCGTGTGGTTAACACCTTGGGTGAACCTATCGATGGTAAAGGTCCTATTGAGACCGATACATTCTCTCCTGTTGAAGTTATCGCCCCTGGCGTAATTGAACGTGAAGGTGTATCCCAGCCAGTACAAACAGGCTACAAGTCTGTTGATGCGATGATTCCAATCGGCCGTGGCCAGCGTGAGCTGATCATTGGTGACCGTCAGACCGGTAAAACCGCGATGGCGATCGATGCGATCATCAACCAGAAAGATTCTGGCATCTACTCCGTATACGTAGCGATTGGCCAGAAGGCCTCTACCATCGCTAACGTGGTACGTAAGCTGGAAGAACATGACGCACTGAAGAACACCATTGTTGTTGTTGCATCTGCTTCTGAAGCGGCCGCACTGCAATACCTGGCACCATACTCTGGTTGTGCCATGGGTGAATACTTCCGTGACCGCGGTGAAGATGCATTGATCGTATACGATGACCTGTCTAAGCAGGCTGTTGCATACCGTCAGATCTCACTGTTGCTGAAACGCCCACCAGGTCGTGAAGCATTCCCTGGCGACGTTTTCTACCTCCACTCCCGTCTGCTTGAGCGTGCTGCTCGCGTAAACGCGGCGTACGTAGAAAAGTTCACCAATGGTGAAGTGAAAGGTCAGACCGGTTCTTTGACCGCACTGCCAATCATTGAAACCCAAGCGGGTGACGTATCAGCGTTCGTACCGACCAACGTAATTTCTATTACCGACGGTCAGATCTTCTTGGAAACCGACCTGTTTAACGCTGGCTTACGTCCTGCTGTTAACCCAGGTATCTCTGTATCCCGTGTAGGTGGTGCAGCACAGACCAAGATCATCAAGAAGCTGTCCGGTGGTATTCGTACCGCTCTGGCACAGTACCGCGAACTTGCTGCATTTGCTCAGTTCTCCTCTGATTTGGATGAAGCCACTAAGGCTCAGCTGGATCACGGTGAGCGTGTAACCGAGCTGATGAAGCAGAAGCAGTACGCGCCAATGAGCGTTGCTGACCAAGCTGTTGTCATCTTTGCTGCTGAAAAAGGCTTCCTGAAGTCTGTTGAAGTAGCCAAGATTGGCGCGTTTGAGGATGCTCTGCTTTCCTACGTGAACAACGACCACGCTGATCTGCTGAAGACCATCAACGAGACCGGAAACTACAACTCCGACATCGAAGGTCAGCTGCAGGCTGCATTGGATAAATTCGTTGCCACTCAAACCTGGTAA
- the atpG gene encoding F0F1 ATP synthase subunit gamma, which translates to MSGAKEIRTKIASVKNTQKITSAMEMVAASKMRKAQDRMHASRPYAESMRKVIGHIAQGSLEYTHPYMEEREVKAVGYIVISTDRGLCGGLNINAFKQVLKASAEWQKKGVDVQLATLGTKGAGFFPSFGGNVVAQASGFGDAPELNDLIGSVKVMLDAYDEGKLDRLFVVYNEFVNTMKQEPVIDQLLPLPKGDTQDAPKVWDYVYEPDDPKPLLDMLLKRYVESLVYQGVVENAASEQAARMVAMKAATDNAGDLIDGLQLVYNKARQAAITQELGEICAGAAAV; encoded by the coding sequence ATGTCCGGCGCTAAAGAGATCCGTACCAAGATCGCGAGTGTGAAAAACACTCAGAAGATCACTTCTGCTATGGAGATGGTAGCTGCTTCGAAAATGCGTAAAGCGCAGGATCGTATGCACGCCAGCCGTCCCTACGCAGAAAGCATGCGTAAGGTGATCGGTCACATCGCGCAGGGCTCTCTCGAATACACGCATCCGTACATGGAAGAGCGCGAAGTTAAGGCGGTGGGTTACATCGTCATTTCTACCGATCGCGGTCTGTGTGGCGGCTTGAACATTAATGCGTTCAAGCAAGTACTGAAAGCCTCTGCCGAATGGCAGAAGAAAGGCGTAGATGTGCAGCTGGCCACCCTCGGCACCAAAGGTGCCGGGTTCTTCCCTAGCTTTGGCGGTAACGTTGTCGCTCAGGCGTCTGGTTTTGGCGATGCGCCAGAACTGAACGACTTGATCGGCTCTGTCAAAGTTATGTTGGATGCCTATGACGAGGGCAAACTGGACCGTCTTTTTGTGGTTTACAACGAGTTTGTAAACACCATGAAGCAGGAGCCAGTGATCGATCAACTTCTGCCGTTGCCGAAAGGCGATACTCAGGATGCACCAAAGGTGTGGGATTACGTCTATGAACCAGACGATCCTAAGCCACTGCTCGACATGCTGCTGAAGCGTTATGTTGAGTCATTGGTCTATCAAGGTGTGGTTGAGAACGCCGCGTCTGAGCAGGCTGCCCGTATGGTTGCGATGAAAGCCGCAACCGACAATGCTGGCGACCTTATCGACGGTCTGCAACTGGTATACAACAAAGCTCGTCAGGCTGCGATTACGCAGGAACTGGGTGAGATTTGTGCCGGTGCTGCAGCGGTTTAA
- the atpD gene encoding F0F1 ATP synthase subunit beta, with product MSTGTVVQVIGAVVDVEFPQDAVPKVYDALNVATEGSKLVLEVQQQLGGGVVRTIAMGASEGLRRGLVATNTGSAIKVPVGTATLGRIMNVLGDPIDECGDVGEEERWEIHREAPSYEDQSSATELLETGIKVIDLVCPFAKGGKIGLFGGAGVGKTVNMMELINNIAKAHSGLSVFAGVGERTREGNDFYYEMAESGVVNLDDKVQSKVAMVYGQMNEPPGNRLRVALTGLTMAEKFRDEGRDVLLFVDNIYRYTLAGTEVSALLGRMPSAVGYQPTLAEEMGVLQERITSTKSGSITSVQAVYVPADDLTDPSPATTFAHLDATVVLSREIAGRGIYPAIDPLDSTSRQLDPLVIGEEHYEVARGVQTNLQRYKELKDIIAILGMDELSEEDKQTVSRARKIERFLSQPFFVAEVFTGSPGKYVSLKETIQGFKAILAGEFDHLPEQAFYMVGSIEEAVEKAKKV from the coding sequence ATGAGCACAGGTACTGTTGTTCAAGTGATTGGTGCGGTTGTCGATGTGGAATTTCCACAAGATGCCGTGCCGAAAGTATACGACGCCCTAAACGTTGCAACTGAAGGCTCTAAGTTAGTGCTTGAAGTACAGCAACAGTTGGGTGGCGGCGTAGTACGTACCATTGCAATGGGCGCGTCAGAAGGTCTGCGTCGCGGTCTAGTTGCAACCAACACTGGTAGCGCCATTAAGGTGCCAGTGGGTACTGCTACTCTTGGCCGTATCATGAACGTACTGGGCGACCCTATCGACGAATGTGGCGATGTGGGTGAAGAAGAGCGTTGGGAAATCCACCGTGAAGCGCCTAGCTACGAAGACCAATCCAGCGCTACCGAGCTGCTGGAAACTGGTATCAAGGTAATCGACTTGGTTTGTCCATTCGCTAAGGGTGGTAAAATCGGTCTGTTCGGTGGTGCTGGTGTTGGTAAAACCGTAAACATGATGGAGTTGATCAACAACATCGCGAAGGCACACTCCGGTTTGTCTGTATTCGCAGGTGTTGGTGAGCGTACCCGTGAAGGTAACGACTTCTACTACGAAATGGCTGAATCTGGTGTTGTAAACCTAGATGACAAAGTACAGTCAAAAGTAGCCATGGTTTACGGCCAGATGAACGAGCCACCAGGTAACCGTCTGCGCGTAGCGTTGACCGGTCTAACCATGGCTGAGAAGTTCCGTGACGAAGGTCGTGACGTACTGTTGTTCGTGGACAACATCTACCGTTACACCTTGGCCGGTACTGAAGTATCTGCACTGCTAGGCCGTATGCCTTCAGCGGTAGGTTACCAGCCGACTCTGGCTGAAGAGATGGGTGTTCTGCAGGAGCGTATTACCTCCACTAAGAGCGGTTCCATTACTTCGGTACAGGCGGTATACGTACCTGCGGATGACTTGACCGATCCATCTCCTGCAACCACCTTCGCTCACTTAGACGCGACCGTGGTACTGAGCCGTGAGATTGCTGGCCGTGGTATTTACCCAGCGATCGACCCACTGGATTCCACCTCTCGTCAGTTGGACCCACTGGTAATCGGTGAAGAGCACTATGAAGTGGCTCGTGGCGTACAGACTAACCTGCAGCGTTACAAAGAGTTGAAAGACATCATTGCGATCCTAGGTATGGATGAGCTATCTGAAGAAGATAAGCAAACCGTATCTCGTGCTCGTAAGATTGAACGCTTCCTGTCCCAGCCTTTCTTCGTAGCAGAAGTATTTACCGGTTCTCCTGGTAAGTACGTATCGCTGAAAGAAACCATCCAAGGCTTTAAGGCAATTCTGGCCGGTGAATTCGATCACCTTCCAGAGCAGGCCTTCTACATGGTTGGTTCTATCGAAGAAGCGGTTGAGAAAGCCAAGAAAGTTTAA
- a CDS encoding F0F1 ATP synthase subunit epsilon, whose product MAITVHLDVVSAQEKMFSGLVEKIQITGSMGELGIFPGHMPLLTAIKPGMVRLVKQHGEEEVIYLSGGILEVQPDLLTVMADVAVRAEDIDADAAEAAKRAAQEQLAKPAADMDHDKVVLELEKALAQLRVVETIRKGLGK is encoded by the coding sequence ATGGCAATTACTGTTCATCTGGATGTTGTTAGCGCGCAAGAGAAGATGTTCTCGGGACTAGTTGAGAAGATTCAAATCACCGGTAGTATGGGTGAGTTGGGTATTTTCCCTGGTCACATGCCGCTGCTGACTGCCATCAAACCCGGTATGGTTCGACTGGTTAAGCAGCACGGTGAAGAAGAGGTAATTTACCTTTCTGGCGGTATCCTTGAGGTACAACCGGATCTTCTTACCGTGATGGCTGACGTAGCCGTTCGTGCGGAAGACATTGATGCTGATGCGGCGGAAGCCGCTAAGCGCGCTGCTCAAGAGCAACTCGCCAAACCAGCAGCTGATATGGATCACGACAAAGTGGTACTGGAGCTTGAAAAAGCACTGGCGCAGCTTCGTGTTGTTGAAACTATCCGCAAGGGCCTGGGTAAGTAA
- a CDS encoding DMT family transporter, with protein sequence MNSPSVVRAHLYLLLYAVLIATSFPLASYLGQSYSPLLTTLARFSLAAIGFVVLLQKQRLLRGISVSQLLRYSAISLPLTGFFLLMFIAGESASAIDMSSISTTVPLFSVLFAYFGWRQRSSAVRVMALLLGVFGALWLISNANISSLGQGGWPIGNSIFLAACALMGLYPLILKQLHRGEPMLVITGWSLITGCGWLGLAVAAIQPAWQLPTSTQMAAILWLAVATTMVTFFLFQSASMVVGGSSANAYSLLTPAAVLLLNVGMGGGWPQPLVAVGVVPIIVALLWLLLQDRQT encoded by the coding sequence ATGAATTCCCCTTCGGTTGTCCGCGCGCACCTTTACCTATTGCTATACGCCGTACTGATCGCCACTTCATTTCCACTGGCCAGTTACTTAGGACAGAGCTATTCGCCATTACTAACGACCTTGGCCCGATTTAGCTTAGCTGCAATAGGGTTTGTGGTTCTGTTGCAAAAGCAGCGGTTGCTGCGAGGTATTTCAGTATCACAGTTGCTTCGATACAGCGCGATCAGCTTGCCGTTGACGGGATTCTTTTTACTGATGTTTATCGCCGGCGAAAGTGCTTCTGCTATTGATATGAGTAGCATATCTACCACGGTGCCATTATTCAGCGTGTTGTTTGCTTACTTTGGGTGGCGGCAACGCAGCAGTGCTGTTCGTGTTATGGCGCTGCTGCTTGGGGTCTTCGGGGCCTTATGGCTGATAAGCAACGCCAACATTAGCAGTTTAGGGCAGGGTGGTTGGCCAATTGGAAACAGCATATTCTTGGCCGCTTGTGCCTTAATGGGGCTATATCCGTTGATATTAAAGCAGCTGCATCGAGGTGAGCCGATGCTGGTTATTACCGGGTGGTCGTTAATTACCGGTTGTGGCTGGTTAGGGTTAGCCGTTGCTGCAATTCAACCAGCATGGCAACTGCCTACCTCAACGCAAATGGCAGCGATTCTATGGCTGGCGGTTGCCACCACTATGGTGACCTTTTTTCTGTTTCAAAGCGCCAGCATGGTGGTCGGTGGTAGTAGCGCTAACGCCTATTCCCTGTTAACTCCTGCTGCAGTGTTACTACTCAATGTAGGCATGGGTGGTGGGTGGCCACAGCCATTGGTAGCTGTCGGTGTAGTGCCCATCATCGTCGCGCTATTGTGGTTACTGTTGCAGGATAGACAGACATAA
- the glmU gene encoding bifunctional UDP-N-acetylglucosamine diphosphorylase/glucosamine-1-phosphate N-acetyltransferase GlmU encodes MTLEIVILAAGKGTRMRSALPKVLHGIAGKPMVQHVIDAAAALQPIQTHLVYGHGGEQLQQALRKNTVEWALQAEQLGTGHAVDQACWNDDSQVLVLYGDVPLIQTETLQRLLAVQPNNGIGLLTVNLDDPNGYGRIVRDDSGVVQAIVEHKDASDSQRQISEVNTGILVAPGKALKQWLANLSNDNAQGEYYLTDVIAMAAAAGGVATAQPHTAIEVEGANNRVQLAQLERAFQARAAEQAMLSGATLADPARFDVRGELNVGEDVFIDVNVVIEGKVSIGNGAVIGAGCVLKDCTIGDNAVVKPMTIVEGAVMGPACSAGPFARLRPGAELVQDSHIGNFVEMKKARLGKGSKASHLSYIGDAEVGSMVNIGAGTITCNYDGANKHLTTIEDNVFVGSDSQLVAPVTIGKGATVAAGSTVTKDVGENELVLTRTKQKHLANWVRPVKVKK; translated from the coding sequence ATGACACTGGAAATTGTAATTCTAGCGGCGGGTAAAGGCACCCGCATGCGCTCCGCCCTACCTAAGGTATTGCATGGCATTGCCGGCAAGCCAATGGTGCAGCATGTTATTGATGCAGCAGCAGCGCTTCAGCCTATCCAAACCCATCTGGTTTATGGTCATGGTGGTGAACAGTTGCAACAAGCGCTGCGCAAAAATACCGTCGAATGGGCATTGCAAGCGGAACAACTTGGTACCGGCCATGCGGTTGACCAAGCCTGCTGGAATGATGACAGCCAAGTTTTAGTGTTGTACGGTGATGTGCCATTAATTCAGACCGAAACCCTGCAACGTTTGTTGGCGGTACAGCCAAACAATGGCATTGGTTTGTTGACGGTAAATCTTGATGATCCAAACGGTTATGGTCGCATCGTCCGAGATGATAGCGGTGTGGTTCAGGCGATTGTAGAACATAAAGATGCTAGCGATAGCCAACGTCAGATCTCCGAAGTGAACACCGGTATCTTGGTGGCGCCGGGTAAGGCATTGAAACAGTGGTTGGCTAACTTATCTAACGACAATGCACAGGGTGAGTATTACCTTACTGATGTAATTGCTATGGCCGCCGCTGCAGGTGGCGTTGCCACCGCGCAACCACATACTGCCATTGAGGTTGAAGGCGCTAATAATCGCGTTCAATTGGCGCAACTGGAGCGTGCCTTTCAAGCTCGAGCAGCGGAACAGGCGATGCTCAGTGGTGCCACCTTAGCGGATCCCGCACGCTTTGATGTTCGTGGTGAACTGAATGTTGGTGAAGATGTATTTATCGACGTTAACGTGGTGATTGAAGGCAAAGTGAGCATCGGAAATGGCGCCGTTATTGGAGCCGGTTGTGTCCTTAAAGACTGCACCATTGGTGACAACGCTGTAGTTAAGCCGATGACCATTGTTGAAGGTGCGGTGATGGGGCCAGCGTGTAGTGCCGGCCCGTTTGCCCGTCTACGCCCTGGGGCTGAGTTGGTACAAGACAGCCACATAGGTAACTTCGTTGAGATGAAAAAAGCCCGCTTGGGTAAAGGTTCAAAAGCAAGTCACTTAAGTTACATCGGCGACGCTGAGGTTGGCAGCATGGTGAATATCGGTGCCGGTACCATTACCTGTAACTACGATGGTGCCAACAAACACCTAACTACTATTGAAGACAACGTCTTCGTTGGCTCCGACAGCCAATTGGTTGCGCCGGTAACCATCGGCAAAGGAGCGACTGTCGCAGCGGGGTCAACCGTAACCAAGGACGTTGGTGAAAATGAGTTAGTGCTTACACGGACTAAGCAAAAACACCTAGCTAATTGGGTGCGACCGGTAAAAGTGAAGAAGTAG
- a CDS encoding YitT family protein — protein sequence MKTSHALHEDLFSLSIGVLVLSVALVILKQAGVLVGGVAGLGLLISQLTDVSFGLLFFALSAPFYLMSWFQMSRSFTAKSLMCVGAISMLSEQLQHSVVIQGLTPLAAATIGGVLCGLGILVLFRHNGSAGGFNVLAIFCQERFGIRAGYLLMGLDLCILVATMICFGVKTLLASALCIVLMNLVIGLNHRPGRYVAKRQLATG from the coding sequence GTGAAAACTTCCCACGCGTTACATGAAGACCTATTTTCTCTAAGTATTGGGGTATTGGTATTGTCCGTTGCGCTAGTGATATTAAAACAAGCTGGGGTGTTAGTTGGTGGGGTAGCAGGCTTGGGATTGCTAATCAGTCAACTCACCGATGTTAGCTTTGGTTTACTATTCTTTGCCCTAAGCGCGCCATTTTATCTAATGTCGTGGTTTCAGATGAGCCGCAGCTTTACCGCTAAAAGTCTGATGTGTGTTGGTGCTATTTCAATGCTATCAGAGCAACTGCAACACAGCGTCGTCATCCAAGGATTAACTCCATTAGCCGCAGCAACCATTGGTGGAGTGTTATGTGGTTTGGGGATATTGGTATTATTCCGTCACAACGGCAGTGCCGGTGGTTTTAACGTATTAGCTATCTTCTGTCAGGAACGGTTCGGAATCCGTGCTGGTTACCTACTGATGGGCTTAGATCTGTGTATCTTAGTGGCAACCATGATCTGCTTCGGGGTTAAAACCCTACTGGCTTCGGCATTGTGTATCGTCTTAATGAACTTAGTGATAGGCCTAAATCACCGCCCTGGCCGTTATGTCGCCAAGCGACAGCTTGCTACCGGTTAA
- a CDS encoding DeoR/GlpR family DNA-binding transcription regulator — MSKRNTQQRRHNIVNLVNQLGEVSVDQLAREFATSEVTVRKDLTALETAGLLLRRFGGAVAMPQEVISDDPLHKVSQYKLAIGQAAAAQIGDYQRIVIDSGRTTAALVPELQHKRGLVVMTNSLNGAEALRGLEPEPTILMTGGTWDPHSGSFQGQVAEQVLRSYDFDQLFIGADGIDVERGTTTFNELIGLSRVMAEVAREVNVMVEADKIGRRIPNLELPWAKVTRLITDTRLAADVRKQIEYQGVQVICAAVKA, encoded by the coding sequence ATGTCGAAACGTAACACTCAACAGCGCCGCCACAATATCGTCAATCTGGTTAATCAACTAGGCGAAGTTAGCGTTGATCAGCTGGCGCGTGAGTTTGCGACTTCGGAAGTGACTGTACGTAAAGATCTAACCGCACTGGAAACCGCAGGGTTGTTACTGCGTCGGTTTGGCGGTGCAGTGGCGATGCCGCAAGAGGTGATCAGCGACGACCCGCTCCATAAAGTGTCGCAATACAAACTGGCTATTGGTCAAGCTGCAGCGGCCCAGATCGGTGATTATCAGCGCATCGTAATCGATAGTGGCCGCACCACAGCAGCCTTGGTGCCAGAGCTGCAACACAAACGCGGTTTGGTGGTGATGACCAACTCCCTTAACGGTGCCGAAGCGTTGCGAGGATTGGAACCAGAGCCAACCATTTTGATGACCGGTGGCACTTGGGATCCCCATTCGGGATCGTTTCAAGGTCAGGTGGCTGAGCAGGTGTTGCGCTCGTACGATTTTGATCAGCTGTTTATTGGCGCTGATGGCATTGATGTTGAGCGTGGTACCACCACCTTTAACGAATTAATTGGTTTATCTCGAGTGATGGCAGAAGTCGCACGTGAGGTAAATGTGATGGTTGAAGCGGACAAGATTGGGCGACGTATTCCTAATCTTGAACTGCCGTGGGCTAAGGTGACGCGATTGATCACCGACACTCGCTTGGCGGCTGACGTTCGCAAGCAAATAGAATATCAAGGAGTGCAGGTGATCTGCGCTGCTGTAAAAGCTTAG